Proteins co-encoded in one Kribbella solani genomic window:
- a CDS encoding MFS transporter, which translates to MTTDFSEPPADVDESSAGSWGELFSRTYLASVSVLAGGVALYAINLYFTAALMPSIVDDIGGAAYYAWVSTGFLMAAVIASMLVSRIVGAWGASTAYLIGFGVFGLGTLANLLSPTMELLVAGRIVQGFGGGLLAGLGYAVISAALPARLWTRATGLISAMWGVGTLVGPTLGGLFAELGAWRGAYGFLLLVAIVLAVLTRRALPHGGGSPDRTPLPVWSLVLLTLTAAAFSVSSTVPHGAPLVAALIAGVLLLVAFLLVEMRGRTSVLPARTYRRGSPLKWVYLTVAALCAGVMTEAFIPLFGQKLAGLSPLLAGLVGAGISVGWVAVQVFSVNFGDRAARRAIRVAPALLTVGLVAYGLLQANNASAVLVVAWAASLFVGGVGIGLAFPHLSVAALSSSDDPGEGAKAAAGLNTTELIANTVASAIAGTLVSLGGTSHVDGARLMALGIAAFTALALIAAFRATAAPRH; encoded by the coding sequence ATGACCACCGATTTCTCCGAACCCCCCGCGGACGTTGACGAATCGTCCGCGGGCAGTTGGGGCGAGCTGTTCTCGCGGACCTACCTGGCCAGTGTTTCGGTCCTGGCCGGCGGCGTCGCGCTGTACGCGATCAACCTGTACTTCACCGCCGCGCTGATGCCGTCGATCGTCGACGACATCGGCGGCGCGGCGTACTACGCCTGGGTCTCGACCGGCTTCCTGATGGCGGCGGTGATCGCCTCGATGCTGGTCAGCCGGATCGTCGGCGCCTGGGGCGCGTCGACGGCGTACCTGATCGGCTTCGGCGTGTTCGGGCTCGGCACCCTCGCGAACCTGCTGAGCCCGACCATGGAATTGCTGGTCGCGGGCCGGATCGTGCAGGGATTCGGCGGCGGCCTGCTCGCGGGGCTCGGATACGCCGTCATCAGCGCGGCGCTGCCCGCGCGGCTGTGGACTCGCGCCACCGGCTTGATCTCGGCGATGTGGGGCGTCGGCACGCTGGTCGGGCCGACCCTCGGCGGTCTGTTCGCCGAGCTGGGCGCGTGGCGCGGGGCGTACGGCTTCCTGCTGCTGGTCGCGATCGTTCTCGCGGTGCTGACCCGGCGAGCGCTTCCGCACGGCGGCGGCTCGCCCGACCGTACGCCGCTGCCGGTCTGGTCGCTGGTGCTGCTGACGCTGACGGCGGCCGCTTTCAGCGTCAGCTCGACGGTGCCGCACGGTGCGCCGCTGGTGGCGGCGCTGATCGCCGGTGTCCTGCTGCTCGTCGCGTTCCTGCTGGTCGAGATGCGCGGCCGGACCAGCGTGCTGCCCGCGCGGACGTACCGGCGCGGCAGCCCACTGAAGTGGGTGTACCTCACCGTCGCCGCGCTCTGCGCCGGCGTCATGACGGAGGCCTTCATTCCGCTGTTCGGCCAGAAGCTCGCCGGGCTCTCGCCGCTGCTCGCCGGGCTGGTCGGCGCCGGGATCTCGGTCGGCTGGGTGGCCGTGCAGGTGTTCAGCGTCAACTTCGGCGACCGCGCCGCCCGCCGCGCGATCCGGGTCGCCCCGGCACTGCTGACGGTGGGTCTGGTCGCCTACGGCCTGCTGCAGGCGAACAACGCGTCGGCCGTGCTCGTGGTGGCCTGGGCCGCCTCGTTGTTCGTCGGCGGCGTCGGCATCGGCCTGGCGTTCCCGCACCTGAGCGTCGCCGCGCTGAGCAGCTCGGACGACCCGGGCGAAGGCGCGAAAGCAGCCGCCGGCCTCAACACGACCGAGCTGATCGCCAACACCGTCGCCTCAGCCATCGCCGGCACCTTGGTCAGCCTGGGCGGCACCTCCCACGTGGACGGCGCCCGCCTGATGGCCCTCGGCATCGCCGCCTTCACCGCTCTCGCCCTCATCGCCGCCTTCCGCGCCACGGCTGCTCCTCGCCACTGA
- a CDS encoding KUP/HAK/KT family potassium transporter, translated as MTDQKEPAGPDSTAAATEPAGTGSTLHDTARLAVIVGALGVVFGDIGTSPIYTLQTVFNPADPHPVPVSDNNVYGVVSLIFWSVMIIVTVTYVMLTMRADNDGEGGVMALITLLRKWRSTHPGRRAAAVLATVGLFGASLFFGDGMITPAISVLSAVEGLKLVEPSLGQYVIPITAVIITLLFMAQRRGTESVGRVFGPVMIAWFTVIGVAGIGGIFTHPQILKALSPTYAIGFLAGHFHIAFFALAAIVLSITGAEALYADMGHFGRKAISRGWLFLVLPACTLSYMGQGALILKDHANISGPFFLLVPSWGRLPLVLLATAATVIASQAVITGAYSVMAQAARLGYLPRLRVTHTSATTIGQIYVPFVNWLLFVSVLTLIFAFRSSAALAYAYGMTVTGTISITTLLFFYVAHYRWNVPKWLIALGAVPLLTVDLLFIAANLTKLLHGAWLPLLIALTAFIVMTTWQRGREVVTRERERAEGSLQEFIDELSSGKLAVRTVPGTAIFLNRGGVSAPLALRANVRHNEVRHEHVVIVAIDTEPVPRVADENRVTVNDLGYGDDGITHVTIKFGYMERPNVPAALALLDPADSEGPLDLDQASYFLSKIELRRGKARTMAGWRKQLFLATSHITADAAEAFSLPRDRTVIIGSHVEV; from the coding sequence GTGACGGATCAGAAAGAGCCTGCCGGGCCGGACTCCACCGCGGCGGCCACCGAGCCCGCGGGCACCGGCAGCACCCTGCACGACACGGCCCGGCTGGCGGTGATCGTCGGTGCGCTCGGGGTCGTGTTCGGGGACATCGGCACCAGCCCGATCTACACCCTGCAGACGGTGTTCAACCCGGCTGACCCGCACCCGGTGCCGGTCAGCGACAACAACGTGTACGGCGTGGTGTCGCTGATCTTCTGGTCGGTGATGATCATCGTCACCGTCACGTACGTGATGCTCACGATGCGCGCCGACAACGACGGTGAGGGCGGCGTGATGGCGCTCATCACGCTGCTGCGCAAATGGCGCTCCACGCACCCCGGCCGGCGGGCCGCCGCGGTGCTGGCGACGGTGGGCCTGTTCGGGGCGTCGTTGTTCTTCGGCGACGGCATGATCACCCCGGCGATCTCGGTGCTGTCGGCGGTCGAGGGACTCAAACTGGTCGAGCCGTCACTCGGCCAGTACGTCATCCCGATCACCGCGGTCATCATCACCTTGCTGTTCATGGCCCAGCGCCGGGGTACCGAATCGGTCGGCCGGGTCTTCGGGCCGGTCATGATCGCCTGGTTCACGGTCATCGGCGTGGCCGGGATCGGCGGCATCTTCACGCACCCGCAGATCCTCAAGGCGCTCTCCCCGACGTACGCGATCGGGTTCCTGGCCGGGCACTTCCACATCGCGTTCTTCGCGCTCGCGGCGATCGTGCTGTCGATCACCGGCGCCGAGGCGCTGTACGCGGACATGGGGCACTTCGGCCGCAAGGCGATCAGTCGCGGCTGGCTGTTCCTGGTGCTGCCGGCCTGCACCCTCAGCTACATGGGCCAGGGCGCGCTGATCCTGAAAGACCACGCGAACATCAGCGGCCCGTTCTTCCTGCTGGTGCCGAGTTGGGGCCGGCTGCCGCTGGTGCTGCTGGCCACGGCCGCGACCGTGATCGCGTCGCAGGCGGTGATCACCGGCGCCTACTCGGTGATGGCGCAGGCCGCCCGCCTCGGGTACCTGCCGCGGTTGCGGGTCACGCACACCTCAGCGACCACGATCGGCCAGATCTACGTACCGTTCGTCAACTGGCTGCTGTTCGTGTCGGTGCTGACGCTGATCTTCGCGTTCCGCAGTTCGGCCGCGTTGGCGTACGCGTACGGGATGACCGTGACCGGGACGATCAGCATCACGACGCTGCTGTTCTTCTATGTCGCGCACTACCGCTGGAACGTCCCGAAGTGGCTGATCGCGCTCGGCGCGGTCCCGCTGCTCACGGTCGACCTGCTGTTCATCGCGGCCAACCTGACCAAGCTGCTGCACGGCGCGTGGCTGCCCCTGCTGATCGCGCTGACCGCGTTCATCGTGATGACTACCTGGCAGCGCGGTCGCGAGGTCGTCACCCGCGAGCGGGAGCGGGCCGAAGGTTCGCTGCAGGAGTTCATCGACGAGCTGAGCTCCGGCAAGCTGGCCGTCCGGACGGTCCCGGGGACGGCGATCTTCCTGAACCGTGGTGGCGTCAGCGCCCCGCTGGCGCTGCGCGCCAACGTCCGGCACAACGAGGTCCGGCACGAGCATGTGGTGATCGTCGCGATCGACACCGAGCCGGTGCCGCGGGTCGCCGACGAGAACCGGGTGACGGTGAACGACCTCGGGTACGGCGACGACGGGATCACCCACGTCACGATCAAGTTCGGCTACATGGAGCGCCCGAACGTACCGGCCGCGCTGGCGCTGCTGGATCCGGCCGACTCCGAGGGACCGCTGGATCTCGACCAGGCGTCGTACTTCCTGTCCAAGATCGAGCTCCGGCGCGGCAAGGCGCGGACGATGGCCGGCTGGCGCAAGCAGTTGTTCCTGGCCACCTCGCACATCACCGCGGACGCCGCCGAGGCCTTCAGCCTGCCCCGCGACCGGACCGTCATCATCGGCTCGCACGTCGAGGTCTGA
- the cpt gene encoding chloramphenicol phosphotransferase CPT, which produces MTARLIIVNGGSSSGKTGIVRCLQAVLDEPWLAFSVDDFVDALPAGMDGSADGIVIGPDGEVTVGPGFRRLDAAWLAGIVAMCRAGGRVIVDDVFLGGPSSQQRWKDAIGDLETVWAGVHCDPAVAAGREIARGDRAKGMAAQQAVVVHEGVKYDVEVDTSHAESIDCARTIAAYVMR; this is translated from the coding sequence GTGACAGCTCGATTGATCATCGTCAACGGTGGGTCCAGCTCGGGGAAGACCGGGATCGTGCGATGCCTCCAGGCCGTACTGGACGAGCCGTGGCTGGCGTTCAGCGTCGACGACTTCGTGGACGCGCTGCCGGCCGGGATGGACGGCTCCGCCGACGGGATCGTGATCGGTCCGGACGGCGAGGTGACGGTCGGGCCCGGATTCCGCCGGCTGGACGCGGCCTGGCTCGCGGGCATCGTCGCGATGTGCCGCGCCGGCGGGCGGGTGATCGTCGACGACGTGTTCCTCGGCGGCCCGTCCTCGCAACAGCGGTGGAAGGACGCGATCGGCGACCTGGAGACGGTCTGGGCCGGCGTCCACTGTGACCCTGCCGTCGCCGCCGGCCGCGAGATCGCCCGTGGCGACCGCGCCAAGGGCATGGCCGCACAGCAGGCCGTCGTGGTGCACGAGGGCGTGAAGTACGACGTCGAGGTCGACACGTCCCACGCCGAGTCGATCGACTGCGCCCGCACGATCGCCGCGTACGTGATGCGCTGA
- a CDS encoding GMC family oxidoreductase → MRLTEEQRGLLEWLADVVVPGDESPSAAGGVVEFVERVLTTDRPDWLPRVERGLAVAAEARAGEALGGLLGGGDVGWLVWLVVQGYYSSAAGWESVGWRSREFEAAGARLVVTARDALAERYDCVVIGSGAGGGAAAQVLAESGRSVLVVELGSYPATSDLARDHLRNPRSVAGLPAPTDPDPHGRPRISVVDGVRTRVLPPDGGWGNNAFTVGGGTRVYGAQAWRFVPLDFRMASTYGVPEGSALSDWPISYEDLDPYYSLAEQRFGVSGGGTDPWHEPRSLPMPALPRTGPTHRLAEAAERLGWGTLDVPLLINSTDYQGRSACVRCAQCVGFACPVEAKGGTHNTALPAALATGNCTLVIETTAERLVTDSAGRVVGVALVATDAYGQLWRRTVSCAEVVVAAGASETPRLLLNSAHDGEPDGIGNNQDQVGRHLQAHVYAGAVGLFDDEVTDFAGPGVSIATCDFRHGNDGIVGGGMLANEFVPTPAATYDYLTSAGLIPRTGLASKQALRRELQRMVRVVGPIQEMSSAESRVRVDRSVVDRFGNPVVVTSGSIHPEDVRAHAFMSAKAKAWLEEAGAVRTAVGEAGSRGQASTGQHQAGSCRMGTDPARSVTDPNGRVWGHDNVWIADASLHVTNGGVNPVLTVLANSLRIAERITRG, encoded by the coding sequence GTGCGGCTTACTGAAGAGCAGCGGGGATTGCTGGAGTGGTTGGCGGATGTGGTCGTGCCGGGGGACGAGAGTCCGTCGGCGGCCGGCGGAGTGGTGGAGTTCGTCGAGCGGGTGCTGACGACGGACCGGCCGGACTGGCTCCCGCGGGTCGAACGCGGCCTCGCGGTCGCCGCCGAAGCCCGCGCGGGGGAGGCGCTGGGTGGGTTGTTGGGTGGTGGGGATGTCGGGTGGTTGGTGTGGCTGGTGGTGCAGGGGTACTACTCAAGCGCGGCGGGCTGGGAGTCGGTGGGGTGGCGGTCGCGGGAGTTCGAGGCGGCCGGCGCGCGGCTGGTGGTGACGGCCAGGGACGCGTTGGCGGAGCGGTACGACTGTGTGGTGATCGGCTCGGGAGCGGGCGGGGGAGCGGCCGCGCAGGTGTTGGCTGAGTCGGGGCGTTCGGTCCTGGTCGTGGAGTTGGGCAGCTATCCGGCGACGTCCGACCTCGCCCGCGACCACCTGCGAAACCCACGCTCCGTCGCCGGACTACCCGCGCCGACCGACCCGGACCCGCACGGCCGCCCGCGGATCTCGGTGGTCGACGGCGTGCGGACCCGCGTACTCCCACCGGACGGTGGCTGGGGAAACAACGCGTTCACGGTCGGCGGCGGCACCCGGGTGTACGGCGCGCAGGCCTGGCGTTTCGTACCACTGGACTTCCGGATGGCGTCGACGTACGGCGTACCCGAAGGCAGCGCCCTGTCCGACTGGCCGATCTCGTACGAAGACCTGGACCCGTACTACTCCCTCGCCGAACAACGCTTCGGCGTGAGCGGCGGCGGCACCGACCCGTGGCACGAGCCGCGGTCGCTGCCCATGCCTGCACTTCCACGCACCGGGCCAACACACCGATTGGCGGAGGCGGCCGAACGGCTCGGCTGGGGCACGCTCGACGTACCTCTACTGATCAACTCGACCGACTACCAAGGACGGTCCGCCTGCGTACGTTGCGCGCAGTGCGTCGGCTTCGCCTGCCCGGTCGAGGCGAAGGGCGGTACGCACAACACTGCCCTTCCGGCCGCGCTCGCCACCGGCAACTGCACTCTCGTCATTGAGACAACCGCCGAACGGCTGGTGACGGATTCAGCCGGCCGAGTCGTCGGCGTCGCGCTGGTGGCCACCGATGCGTACGGCCAGCTTTGGCGACGCACCGTTTCCTGCGCCGAGGTGGTTGTGGCCGCGGGTGCCTCCGAGACGCCGCGGTTGTTGCTGAACAGCGCGCACGACGGCGAGCCGGACGGGATCGGCAACAACCAGGATCAGGTCGGCCGCCACCTGCAGGCACACGTGTACGCGGGCGCGGTCGGGCTGTTCGACGACGAAGTGACCGATTTCGCCGGGCCGGGGGTGTCGATCGCGACCTGCGACTTCCGGCACGGGAACGATGGGATCGTCGGCGGTGGGATGCTCGCGAACGAGTTCGTGCCGACGCCCGCCGCCACGTACGACTATCTGACGAGTGCCGGGTTGATCCCGCGGACCGGCCTGGCGAGCAAGCAGGCGCTGCGGCGGGAACTGCAGCGGATGGTGCGGGTGGTCGGGCCGATCCAGGAGATGTCGTCGGCGGAGTCGCGGGTACGGGTCGATCGGTCCGTGGTCGACCGGTTCGGGAATCCGGTGGTGGTGACGAGTGGGTCGATCCATCCGGAGGATGTTCGCGCGCATGCGTTCATGAGCGCGAAGGCGAAGGCGTGGCTGGAGGAGGCCGGCGCCGTGCGGACGGCGGTCGGGGAGGCTGGCAGCCGGGGTCAGGCGAGTACCGGTCAGCATCAGGCCGGCAGCTGCCGGATGGGCACGGACCCGGCCCGGTCGGTGACCGATCCGAACGGCCGGGTGTGGGGTCACGACAACGTCTGGATCGCCGACGCCTCGCTCCACGTCACCAACGGCGGCGTCAACCCGGTCCTCACCGTCCTCGCCAACTCACTCCGCATCGCCGAGCGGATCACCCGCGGCTGA
- a CDS encoding VOC family protein, with translation MAIFRLNHAVLYVRDVAASVAFYRDVLGFGYTETGDAIPGAAFLRAPGSSNDHDLGLFQIGSQAAPSGAGRTSVGLYHLAWEVDTLGDLEELAAALGAHSALVGASDHGTTKSLYGRDPDGLEFEIVWIIPAALLTDEDRNKTGIARLDLQAEIAKYGRETHSGVGISRTNA, from the coding sequence GAACCACGCGGTCCTGTACGTACGCGACGTCGCGGCGAGCGTCGCGTTCTACCGAGACGTCCTCGGCTTCGGGTACACCGAGACCGGCGACGCCATTCCCGGCGCGGCGTTCCTGCGGGCGCCGGGGTCCAGCAACGACCACGACCTCGGGCTGTTCCAGATCGGTTCGCAGGCGGCGCCGTCCGGTGCCGGGCGGACGTCGGTCGGGCTGTACCACCTCGCCTGGGAGGTGGACACGCTCGGTGACCTGGAAGAGCTGGCCGCGGCGCTCGGCGCGCACAGCGCTCTTGTCGGCGCATCCGACCACGGCACCACCAAGTCGCTGTACGGGCGGGACCCGGACGGGCTCGAGTTCGAGATCGTCTGGATCATCCCGGCCGCGCTGCTCACCGACGAGGACCGGAACAAGACCGGCATCGCGCGCCTGGACCTCCAGGCCGAGATCGCCAAGTACGGCCGCGAGACCCACAGCGGCGTCGGGATCTCCCGCACCAACGCCTGA